A genome region from Blautia coccoides includes the following:
- a CDS encoding carbohydrate ABC transporter permease — translation MKRVTKKTWMNTALAVIFFLPLYWTIVTSLKDKTEIYGTPPTLIPKHPTLANYIKIFTLDDGLYRGYLMNSFVITAITILLVVIVSVLAGYGFSKLQLKGKALFMACILAAIMIPFQALLNPLYSIMSKLHLLNTVPSMVLIYATFQSPFCIYMMKNAFDMVPDSLLESAKLDGAGAFSVFSTICLPLTWSSVATIAVYAAYTTWNDYLIALVFANSNSIKTFNVGLTNLAIGQYGTDWGLLTSSSIIGLMPILILFVFLQKYFIKGMLSGALK, via the coding sequence ATGAAGAGAGTGACGAAAAAAACCTGGATGAATACAGCTCTGGCAGTCATCTTTTTCCTGCCGCTGTACTGGACGATCGTGACGTCCCTGAAGGATAAGACGGAAATTTACGGAACGCCCCCCACATTGATTCCCAAACACCCGACTTTGGCTAATTATATCAAGATTTTTACACTGGATGACGGTCTGTACAGAGGGTATCTGATGAATTCCTTTGTCATTACAGCCATTACTATTTTATTGGTAGTTATTGTCAGTGTACTGGCCGGATATGGTTTTTCAAAGCTGCAGTTAAAGGGAAAAGCCTTGTTTATGGCATGTATTTTGGCGGCGATCATGATTCCGTTTCAGGCACTGCTGAATCCTCTGTATTCTATTATGTCAAAACTGCATCTTTTAAATACGGTTCCCAGTATGGTGCTGATCTACGCAACTTTCCAGTCACCGTTTTGTATTTACATGATGAAAAATGCTTTTGACATGGTACCTGACAGCCTTCTGGAATCTGCAAAACTGGATGGTGCGGGAGCGTTTTCCGTATTTTCCACAATATGCCTGCCGCTGACTTGGTCATCGGTGGCAACCATAGCCGTTTATGCGGCGTATACCACATGGAATGACTATTTGATCGCCCTGGTATTTGCCAACAGCAATTCGATCAAGACGTTCAATGTGGGACTTACCAATCTGGCAATTGGCCAGTATGGTACGGACTGGGGGCTTCTGACATCCAGTTCCATTATAGGCCTGATGCCTATCCTGATCCTGTTCGTATTCCTGCAGAAATATTTTATCAAGGGAATGCTGAGCGGAGCATTAAAATGA
- a CDS encoding carbohydrate ABC transporter permease, translated as MKRGHKKKISLVSYLFILPALILNLMFFVFPFLQSLLMSFYDWPVLGEKTFVFLDNYIKLFQDSQFWNSLLFTMKYAVFVTPCLFILAFILALMINGAFKGVNLFRSLYFAPVVISMTCCSMVWLWIYNDLYGVLNYLLQTLGIVQDPVLWMNSAKTSLPAVIFMVTWKMAGFSMLIILAAFQSVDEQIYEAASVDGANKVKQFFRITLPIIKPHAALALILSVIGSVLAFEQFLIMTKGGPAQDTTTIVHYIYNTSFKYFKMGYGSAMTMILLLVLGILSYFENKVLQDPTK; from the coding sequence ATGAAGAGAGGACATAAAAAGAAAATATCGCTGGTATCTTACCTATTCATACTTCCGGCCTTGATATTAAATCTGATGTTTTTTGTATTTCCATTTCTCCAGTCCCTGCTCATGTCATTTTATGACTGGCCGGTGCTGGGGGAGAAGACCTTTGTCTTTCTGGATAATTATATAAAGCTGTTTCAGGATTCCCAGTTTTGGAATTCTCTGCTGTTTACCATGAAATATGCGGTCTTTGTGACCCCGTGCCTGTTTATTCTGGCATTTATCCTGGCACTAATGATCAACGGAGCATTTAAGGGCGTGAATTTATTTCGCTCACTTTATTTCGCCCCTGTGGTCATCTCTATGACCTGCTGCAGTATGGTATGGCTCTGGATTTACAATGATCTGTACGGTGTCCTGAATTACCTTCTTCAGACACTTGGAATCGTACAGGACCCTGTACTGTGGATGAATTCGGCAAAAACATCTCTTCCCGCCGTGATTTTTATGGTCACCTGGAAGATGGCAGGATTCTCCATGCTGATCATTTTGGCAGCGTTTCAGTCTGTGGATGAACAGATTTACGAGGCCGCAAGTGTGGACGGCGCTAACAAAGTAAAACAGTTTTTCAGGATCACACTGCCTATCATCAAACCCCACGCAGCGCTGGCGCTGATCTTGTCTGTCATTGGTTCTGTGCTGGCATTTGAACAGTTCCTTATTATGACCAAAGGCGGTCCTGCCCAGGATACAACGACTATTGTGCACTATATATACAACACGTCATTTAAGTATTTTAAGATGGGGTATGGGTCAGCCATGACTATGATCCTGCTGCTTGTGCTTGGTATTTTGAGTTATTTTGAGAATAAGGTCCTGCAGGACCCGACGAAATAG
- a CDS encoding ABC transporter substrate-binding protein, whose protein sequence is MKTRKMKKWAALSMTSLMAVSVLAGCGGDSDPGEKKGGEAASGKTEIVVWTRDSTVAAVKSAAKKYNEQNENVEVKVVEQPASQMADQLSLALSSGEAPDIVSLDCTKVPYFASIGAFADISDKYEALDYKDAFSEGMIKSGQLEGKTYAVPFAPDVSVLLYNKDQYQEAGLDPETPPKTWEELIDYSQKLTTADRYGYVYAGGDAGGHMFTFMPYVWNNGGEVLSEDGKTCELDSENAVAALSMFNDLTNTYKVTPPSVTTYSWNEAQDAFLTGKASQVVLGSAAIYSFISGEHGDMNWGACLLPKGPDGTEYASFSGGDSIGVTSQCKDVDAAWEFIQFSLSKEVQVDELAKGGLLPARSDFFDNEYFNNTPEYQVLKEALEVGHTPVSLKYDEMYVPILEAMQTCLNGEKTPEQAFKDAAEAINKIMQ, encoded by the coding sequence ATGAAAACAAGAAAAATGAAGAAATGGGCAGCTCTTTCCATGACATCACTTATGGCAGTTTCTGTACTGGCAGGCTGCGGCGGTGACAGTGATCCGGGAGAGAAAAAAGGCGGGGAGGCAGCATCCGGAAAGACAGAGATTGTTGTATGGACCCGTGATTCCACTGTGGCCGCTGTGAAGAGCGCAGCAAAAAAATATAATGAACAGAATGAAAATGTGGAGGTGAAGGTCGTGGAGCAGCCTGCATCCCAGATGGCAGATCAGCTTTCACTAGCGCTGTCCTCCGGTGAGGCACCCGATATTGTCTCTCTGGACTGCACCAAGGTTCCCTACTTTGCTTCCATAGGGGCCTTTGCCGATATTTCTGATAAATATGAGGCTCTGGATTACAAGGATGCATTCAGTGAAGGTATGATAAAGTCAGGTCAGCTTGAAGGTAAGACTTATGCAGTGCCATTTGCACCGGATGTTTCCGTGCTTTTGTATAATAAAGACCAATACCAGGAAGCCGGGCTGGATCCGGAAACGCCGCCAAAGACCTGGGAGGAACTGATCGATTATTCCCAGAAGCTGACTACGGCTGACCGTTACGGTTATGTTTATGCCGGCGGCGATGCGGGAGGACACATGTTTACCTTCATGCCTTATGTATGGAACAACGGCGGGGAAGTGCTTTCAGAGGACGGAAAGACATGTGAGCTGGATTCCGAAAATGCAGTTGCGGCCCTCTCTATGTTCAATGACTTGACAAATACCTATAAAGTCACACCGCCCAGTGTCACCACATATTCTTGGAATGAAGCTCAGGATGCTTTCCTGACCGGTAAAGCCAGCCAGGTGGTGCTGGGAAGTGCAGCCATTTACTCCTTTATCAGCGGAGAACACGGTGATATGAACTGGGGTGCATGCCTTCTTCCAAAAGGACCGGACGGCACGGAATACGCATCATTCTCCGGAGGGGATTCCATTGGTGTCACCTCTCAGTGCAAAGATGTGGACGCAGCCTGGGAATTTATTCAGTTTAGTCTGTCAAAAGAAGTGCAGGTGGATGAACTGGCAAAAGGAGGTCTGCTTCCGGCAAGAAGTGATTTCTTTGACAATGAATACTTTAACAACACTCCGGAATACCAGGTGCTGAAAGAGGCGCTGGAGGTTGGGCATACCCCGGTATCCCTGAAATACGATGAGATGTATGTGCCTATTTTAGAGGCTATGCAGACTTGTCTGAATGGGGAGAAGACACCGGAACAGGCATTTAAGGATGCTGCGGAGGCCATTAACAAAATTATGCAGTGA
- a CDS encoding AraC family transcriptional regulator codes for MEYVNFSTPPYPHFIIAGSALYRPGDAHGRRSNIGIFDLIFIEYGELYITDGDTAYHLRENELLILKPDSTHYGHKKVAEKTKFDWIHFRSVGDYQYSGEFHLAKEERKSLNTYTDRKSTLTLPLYKKMGPLESSEFTSIFSKLISANIDKYQQKETQDQALLSPLECQELFFRLLSFVQVFQPQRNSSELLAANIMEYILQNFHTQLTLESIADYFNFHPVHIIRCLKREYGITPNKAVIQVRIDNAKKMLITSNLSINKISDFVGFSSPSYFNKVFREYTGMTPKEYRVQKRPGI; via the coding sequence ATGGAATATGTGAACTTTTCTACTCCCCCCTACCCGCACTTCATCATTGCCGGTTCTGCGCTCTACCGTCCCGGTGACGCACATGGGAGACGCAGCAATATTGGAATCTTTGACTTGATCTTTATTGAATACGGAGAACTCTACATCACAGACGGAGATACCGCTTACCATCTCAGAGAAAATGAACTTCTTATTTTGAAGCCGGATTCCACCCATTACGGCCACAAAAAAGTGGCGGAAAAGACAAAGTTTGACTGGATCCATTTCAGAAGTGTGGGGGATTATCAGTATTCCGGAGAATTTCATCTGGCAAAAGAAGAACGGAAGTCCCTGAATACATATACAGACCGGAAAAGCACCCTTACCCTTCCCCTCTATAAAAAAATGGGGCCTCTGGAAAGCAGTGAGTTCACATCTATATTTTCAAAGCTAATATCAGCGAACATAGACAAATATCAGCAGAAAGAGACCCAGGACCAGGCGCTTTTGTCTCCCCTGGAATGCCAGGAACTTTTTTTCCGGCTCCTGAGTTTTGTACAGGTGTTCCAGCCGCAGCGCAATTCCTCGGAACTGCTGGCAGCCAATATTATGGAATACATACTGCAGAACTTTCACACCCAGCTCACCCTGGAAAGCATTGCCGATTATTTTAATTTCCACCCGGTCCATATCATACGATGCCTGAAAAGGGAATACGGGATCACCCCAAACAAGGCTGTCATACAGGTAAGGATTGACAATGCAAAAAAGATGCTCATCACTTCTAATCTGAGCATCAATAAAATTTCCGACTTTGTGGGATTCTCCTCCCCCTCTTATTTTAATAAGGTTTTCCGGGAATACACAGGCATGACACCAAAAGAATACAGAGTGCAAAAAAGGCCCGGAATATAG
- a CDS encoding MFS transporter, which produces MRENKYSAKTKYQILIFGAFVIFFTGYPHIWSIYQPYAMELTGWSQSQASMGFYLSFLAFVPGNIIGGRIQDRSNPKMVVTAGGAIFAAGILLSAFSMRQSPVMLYLTYGIMQGFGQGMIYTTIISTAQKWFPGRTGFASGIIVTANGLCGFFLAPLSRVLLAERGIQFTLLAVGSMLTLAWILACVFVRNPVNGEAVSGKTDRSTKEKNSSLLYENCQYTSGEMLRTKKFYYLLAVMLFGLIPYLILSPLSQTVQMDRGIASGIAVTSVMAGSVCNAAARLLLPTAADKVGRTICLKGVLAVIVLAMILLITAPAPVTTVCVVLMYACYGGIMGSFPSLASSIFGIKHSGENYGYVMFGIIVATLSAPVVTNLVQGAGMDINVVFAIGALCGAAALIFLLLLERELKKEIDVSNSSERSAHLQAGME; this is translated from the coding sequence ATGAGAGAAAATAAATACAGCGCAAAGACTAAATATCAGATCCTGATATTTGGAGCTTTTGTCATATTTTTTACAGGGTATCCGCATATCTGGTCCATATATCAGCCTTATGCCATGGAGCTTACCGGTTGGAGCCAGAGCCAGGCAAGTATGGGATTTTATCTGAGTTTTCTGGCGTTTGTGCCGGGAAATATCATTGGGGGAAGGATTCAGGACAGATCTAACCCTAAAATGGTGGTGACAGCAGGGGGAGCCATATTCGCGGCAGGAATTCTGCTGTCGGCCTTTTCCATGCGCCAGTCACCGGTTATGCTGTATCTGACCTATGGGATCATGCAGGGATTTGGACAGGGGATGATCTATACAACGATCATATCCACTGCCCAGAAGTGGTTTCCAGGCAGGACCGGTTTTGCGTCGGGGATCATTGTGACGGCAAACGGCCTGTGCGGATTTTTTCTGGCACCTCTGAGCAGAGTGCTGCTGGCAGAGCGGGGAATCCAATTCACGCTTCTGGCAGTGGGGTCCATGCTCACTCTGGCCTGGATCCTGGCATGTGTTTTTGTAAGGAACCCTGTGAATGGAGAGGCTGTCTCAGGGAAAACAGACAGGAGTACCAAAGAAAAAAACTCCTCCTTGCTGTATGAGAACTGTCAATATACATCGGGGGAAATGTTGCGGACAAAGAAATTTTATTATCTTTTGGCAGTCATGCTCTTTGGGCTGATCCCTTATCTGATCCTTTCCCCGCTGTCCCAGACGGTACAGATGGACAGAGGTATTGCGTCTGGGATAGCCGTGACATCTGTCATGGCAGGGTCTGTCTGTAATGCGGCAGCCAGGCTTCTGCTGCCCACCGCTGCAGATAAAGTAGGGCGCACCATCTGTCTGAAAGGAGTGCTGGCTGTCATCGTCCTTGCTATGATCCTTCTGATAACAGCACCGGCGCCTGTGACTACTGTGTGTGTGGTGCTGATGTATGCCTGCTACGGCGGAATCATGGGAAGCTTTCCTTCCCTGGCAAGCTCTATTTTTGGAATAAAGCATTCCGGGGAAAATTATGGGTATGTCATGTTCGGCATAATCGTGGCAACCTTAAGCGCTCCTGTTGTCACGAATTTAGTGCAGGGGGCGGGAATGGATATCAATGTGGTATTTGCCATAGGCGCGCTGTGCGGTGCCGCGGCACTTATATTTTTACTGCTTCTGGAACGGGAGTTAAAGAAAGAGATAGATGTAAGCAACAGTTCAGAAAGGTCTGCGCATTTGCAGGCCGGTATGGAATGA
- a CDS encoding class II fructose-bisphosphate aldolase has protein sequence MALVRMKTLLENAAKNNRGCGAFSVGNMEMVKGAVRAAEELNTPIILQIAEVRLKHSPLDLMGPMMVQAAKSAKVDVAVHLDHGLTFETVQRALELGFTSVMLDASTLPFEENIANTKKVVELAAKYGATVEAELGLVGGSEDGSCDHGIRCTDPDDAKVFAEKTGIDALAVAIGNAHGNYPVAPKLAFDVLEQIHNKVDIPLVLHGGSGITDSDFQKAISLGIKKVNIATASFNCLTKKVEEYIASGDKHNYFDLNEAMVQGTYENVKRHILVFNTPYQA, from the coding sequence ATGGCACTGGTAAGAATGAAAACATTATTGGAAAATGCGGCAAAGAATAACAGAGGATGCGGCGCGTTCAGTGTGGGCAATATGGAGATGGTAAAAGGGGCTGTCCGCGCAGCAGAGGAGCTTAACACTCCCATCATTTTACAGATTGCAGAAGTACGTCTGAAACATTCCCCGCTTGACCTGATGGGGCCTATGATGGTGCAGGCGGCAAAATCAGCCAAGGTGGATGTGGCAGTGCATCTGGATCACGGTCTTACCTTTGAAACTGTACAGAGGGCTTTAGAACTGGGATTCACATCTGTTATGCTGGATGCCTCCACACTTCCTTTTGAAGAAAATATCGCAAATACCAAAAAAGTAGTGGAATTGGCAGCAAAATACGGCGCGACGGTAGAAGCAGAGCTGGGGCTTGTTGGGGGAAGTGAAGACGGAAGCTGCGACCACGGAATCCGCTGCACGGACCCGGATGATGCAAAAGTATTTGCAGAGAAGACAGGTATTGACGCCCTTGCCGTGGCGATCGGAAACGCACACGGAAATTACCCGGTAGCTCCCAAACTGGCCTTTGACGTACTGGAGCAGATCCACAATAAAGTAGATATCCCTCTGGTGCTTCACGGCGGCAGCGGTATCACAGATTCTGACTTCCAGAAGGCCATCTCTCTCGGGATCAAGAAGGTGAACATTGCCACAGCAAGCTTCAACTGTCTGACCAAGAAAGTGGAAGAGTACATTGCCTCTGGGGACAAACACAATTACTTTGATCTGAATGAGGCAATGGTGCAGGGAACATATGAGAATGTAAAACGTCATATTCTGGTATTCAACACACCGTACCAGGCCTAG
- a CDS encoding MFS transporter: MMKGKANSKTKYLILIFGAFAVFFTGYPHIWSIYQPYAMDLTGWSQSQASMCFYLYFVTFVLGNIFGGRIQDKYSPRIAVICGGGIFTVSVLLCALALRPSPMMMYFTYGILQGFGQGMIYTTIISTAQKWFPGRTGFASGVIVTANGLFGFFMAPVSRALLSSQGIKATFLVIGVMIGISWIFASIFIKNPENMGETGKNAAHREEGKQYSSMEMIKTRKFYFLLATMLFGLIPYLILSPLSQTVQMDRGIASTVAVAAVMAGSVFNAGTRLALPTAADKVGRIICLKVVLIVAAAAMILLVVAPAAVTTVCVVLVYACYGGIMGSFPSLTSNIFGMAHSGENYGYVMLGIAVATLGAPAITNTVLGQGYDINVVFAIGAICAAISFLFLLLLEREMKREKSEAVAVGTKSFAK; encoded by the coding sequence ATGATGAAAGGAAAAGCAAATTCAAAAACAAAATACCTGATACTGATATTTGGCGCCTTTGCAGTGTTTTTTACAGGGTATCCACACATCTGGTCCATTTATCAGCCATATGCCATGGATTTGACGGGATGGAGCCAGAGTCAGGCATCTATGTGTTTCTACCTGTATTTTGTCACATTTGTACTGGGTAATATTTTTGGGGGGCGTATCCAGGATAAATACAGCCCAAGGATCGCAGTGATCTGCGGCGGCGGAATTTTTACAGTAAGTGTGCTTCTGTGTGCGTTGGCACTTCGTCCGTCACCTATGATGATGTATTTTACATACGGCATTTTGCAGGGATTTGGACAGGGTATGATTTATACGACCATCATATCCACCGCGCAGAAATGGTTTCCGGGAAGGACTGGATTTGCATCAGGAGTTATTGTTACGGCCAATGGACTATTCGGATTTTTCATGGCACCAGTTTCAAGGGCACTGCTTTCCAGCCAGGGGATCAAAGCTACTTTTCTTGTGATCGGTGTAATGATAGGTATCTCCTGGATATTTGCAAGCATTTTTATTAAGAATCCGGAGAATATGGGTGAGACAGGGAAGAACGCGGCACACAGAGAAGAGGGAAAACAGTATTCCTCCATGGAAATGATCAAGACCAGAAAGTTCTATTTCCTTCTGGCAACCATGCTGTTTGGTCTGATCCCATATCTGATCCTGTCACCTCTTTCCCAGACTGTCCAGATGGACAGAGGGATTGCATCCACAGTGGCAGTGGCAGCAGTTATGGCAGGTTCAGTGTTCAACGCGGGAACTCGTCTGGCGCTCCCGACGGCTGCTGATAAAGTGGGCAGGATCATCTGTCTGAAGGTGGTACTGATAGTTGCAGCGGCAGCTATGATCCTTTTAGTGGTTGCACCGGCAGCAGTTACAACCGTCTGTGTGGTCCTGGTATATGCTTGTTACGGTGGTATTATGGGAAGCTTCCCGTCACTGACCAGCAACATTTTCGGCATGGCACATTCCGGTGAGAATTACGGCTATGTTATGCTGGGTATCGCGGTTGCCACTTTAGGAGCACCTGCGATCACAAACACAGTTCTCGGACAGGGCTACGACATCAATGTGGTGTTCGCGATCGGAGCCATCTGTGCAGCGATTTCCTTCCTGTTCCTGCTTCTTTTGGAAAGAGAGATGAAAAGGGAAAAATCAGAGGCTGTAGCTGTGGGAACAAAAAGCTTTGCAAAATAA
- a CDS encoding DeoR/GlpR family DNA-binding transcription regulator, whose product MRTKRIDLIETFIEQEKSVSLDTLCEKFNVSKNTIRRDIEDLVKKGTVQKVYGGVVSTQQASDTRLLPYEQRHTVLSLEKEAISKKAASFVENGDVIYIDTGTTCLNMVDHLSHLDCTIITNSLQIYIRAVPYPNLQVISLPGILNRDTLSFVGSEIPGYLRTFNITKAFMASTGVTIENGLTNASAEEYAVKKAVIQNSRTRYLLSDHTKFGKFALMTYCRLNEVQHIVTDRLLTEEYDDYCREYGISVHLA is encoded by the coding sequence ATGCGTACAAAACGGATCGATTTAATAGAAACTTTTATTGAGCAGGAGAAGTCTGTATCCCTGGACACTCTGTGCGAAAAATTCAATGTATCCAAGAATACAATCCGAAGGGATATTGAGGATTTGGTGAAAAAGGGCACAGTGCAAAAGGTATACGGCGGTGTGGTCAGCACGCAGCAGGCATCCGATACACGGCTGCTGCCTTATGAACAGCGCCACACAGTGCTCAGCTTGGAAAAGGAGGCCATATCAAAAAAAGCAGCCTCCTTTGTGGAAAATGGGGATGTGATCTATATTGATACGGGAACTACTTGTCTCAATATGGTGGATCATCTCTCTCATTTAGACTGCACCATCATCACAAACAGCCTGCAGATTTATATCCGCGCGGTTCCTTATCCCAATCTCCAGGTCATCTCCCTGCCGGGAATCCTCAACAGGGATACCCTTTCTTTTGTAGGCAGCGAGATTCCGGGATATCTGCGTACCTTCAATATAACCAAGGCCTTCATGGCTTCCACAGGCGTGACCATTGAAAACGGCCTGACAAATGCCTCCGCCGAGGAATACGCAGTCAAAAAGGCGGTGATCCAGAACAGCCGGACACGCTATCTGCTTTCCGACCACACCAAATTCGGCAAGTTTGCGCTTATGACATACTGCCGTCTGAATGAGGTTCAGCATATTGTCACGGACCGGCTGCTCACTGAGGAATATGATGACTATTGCAGGGAATACGGCATTTCTGTTCATTTGGCATAA
- the iolE gene encoding myo-inosose-2 dehydratase: MFNKEKVKLGIAPIAWTNDDLPDLGKENTFEQCVSEMALAGFTGSEVGNKYPKDPEVLKKALELRGIEICNQWFSSFLITKPFEEVEKEFRAQLAFLKAMGAKIIGASEQSHSVQGMQDTPIFGHKYVMNDEEWETFCTGMNKLGKIAKEEYGISLTFHHHMGTVVQNPDEVERMMENTDPEYVSLLFDTGHFTYCGADPLEMVKKYVNRIKHVHLKDIRPDVVEKVKKENLSFLEGVRLGAFTVPGDGCIDFEPIFKVLEDAGYEGYMLVEAEQDPAKANPLEYAVKARKFIAEKTGL; this comes from the coding sequence ATGTTTAATAAAGAAAAAGTAAAATTAGGAATTGCACCAATCGCATGGACAAATGATGATCTTCCCGACCTGGGAAAAGAGAATACCTTTGAGCAGTGTGTCAGTGAGATGGCTCTGGCAGGCTTTACCGGTTCTGAGGTGGGAAATAAATATCCAAAAGACCCGGAAGTGCTGAAAAAAGCTCTGGAGCTTCGCGGTATTGAGATCTGTAATCAGTGGTTTTCATCTTTTCTGATCACCAAACCCTTTGAGGAGGTGGAGAAAGAGTTCCGGGCACAGCTTGCTTTCTTAAAGGCAATGGGAGCAAAGATCATCGGTGCATCTGAGCAGAGCCACAGTGTGCAGGGAATGCAGGACACCCCTATCTTTGGTCACAAATATGTGATGAACGATGAAGAGTGGGAGACCTTCTGTACAGGGATGAATAAGCTGGGTAAGATTGCAAAGGAAGAGTACGGGATCAGCCTGACCTTCCATCACCACATGGGAACTGTAGTACAGAACCCAGATGAAGTAGAGCGCATGATGGAAAATACAGACCCGGAATATGTGAGCCTGTTATTTGATACCGGACATTTTACCTACTGCGGAGCAGATCCTCTGGAGATGGTGAAGAAATATGTAAATAGGATCAAACACGTGCACTTAAAAGATATCCGTCCGGACGTGGTGGAAAAAGTAAAGAAAGAGAATCTGAGCTTCCTGGAAGGTGTACGTCTTGGAGCGTTTACGGTACCGGGAGACGGCTGCATCGACTTTGAGCCGATCTTCAAAGTGCTGGAAGACGCAGGATATGAAGGATACATGCTGGTAGAGGCAGAGCAGGACCCTGCAAAGGCCAACCCTCTTGAGTATGCTGTCAAGGCAAGAAAATTCATTGCTGAGAAGACCGGCTTATAA
- the iolG gene encoding inositol 2-dehydrogenase → MVKVGIIGAGRIGRVHITSISTRVKDAVIKTVADPFLNDETATWAKSMGVENTTKDYKEIINDPEIDAVLICSSTDTHSPISLEAIKAGKHVFCEKPIDHDVDKIKEVIEALEGTNLKYQVGFNRRFDHNFEAVQQAVAAGKVGKPEIIKITSRDPEPPSIDYVKVSGGMFLDMTIHDFDMVRFLAGCDATEVYVQGANLVDPAIGEAGDVDTAVITLQMENGAIAVIDNCRKAVYGYDQRAEVFGSEGMVAVSNDSQSSAVISNADGVTGEKPMFFFLERYMDAYGKEIGAFIDAIVNDKETPLNVMDGLKPVLMGLAAKKSCEEHRPVKISEIM, encoded by the coding sequence ATGGTAAAAGTAGGTATTATCGGAGCAGGCAGAATCGGAAGAGTACATATTACAAGTATCAGCACAAGAGTAAAGGATGCAGTGATCAAAACAGTTGCAGATCCGTTCTTAAATGATGAGACAGCAACATGGGCTAAGAGCATGGGTGTGGAGAACACAACAAAGGATTACAAGGAAATCATCAATGATCCGGAAATTGATGCAGTGTTGATCTGTTCTTCCACAGATACACATTCTCCAATCTCTCTGGAGGCTATCAAAGCAGGAAAGCATGTTTTCTGTGAAAAACCAATTGACCATGATGTAGATAAGATCAAAGAAGTCATCGAGGCGCTGGAAGGAACCAACCTGAAATATCAGGTGGGATTCAACAGAAGATTTGACCATAATTTTGAGGCAGTTCAGCAGGCTGTCGCAGCAGGCAAAGTGGGGAAACCGGAAATCATCAAAATCACTTCCCGTGACCCGGAACCGCCAAGCATTGACTATGTAAAGGTTTCCGGCGGTATGTTCCTGGATATGACGATCCATGATTTCGATATGGTGCGGTTCCTGGCTGGCTGTGATGCCACAGAGGTTTATGTACAGGGCGCTAACCTGGTTGATCCGGCTATCGGAGAAGCAGGGGATGTGGATACTGCAGTTATCACCTTACAGATGGAAAACGGCGCGATCGCTGTTATCGACAACTGCAGAAAAGCTGTTTACGGATATGACCAGAGAGCAGAAGTATTTGGTTCTGAGGGAATGGTTGCAGTCAGCAATGACAGCCAGTCTTCCGCAGTTATCAGCAATGCGGACGGCGTGACAGGCGAAAAACCAATGTTCTTCTTCCTGGAGAGATATATGGATGCATACGGAAAAGAAATCGGAGCATTCATCGATGCGATCGTAAACGACAAAGAGACTCCTCTGAACGTTATGGATGGTCTGAAACCGGTTCTTATGGGCCTGGCTGCAAAGAAATCCTGTGAGGAGCACAGACCGGTTAAGATTTCTGAAATTATGTAA